The Paramisgurnus dabryanus chromosome 1, PD_genome_1.1, whole genome shotgun sequence genome includes a window with the following:
- the trim8b gene encoding E3 ubiquitin-protein ligase TRIM8b, protein MAENWKNCLEEELICPICLNVFSEPVQLPCKHNFCRVCINEAWAKDAGMVRCPECNHAYSQKPSLEKNHKLSNIVEKFNALNIEKTPAVLHCILCRRGPPLQAQKVCLRCNAPCCHSHVQTHLQQPSSNAGHLLVDAEDVRAWSCPQHDEYRLYHCETEHVAVCQYCCFSRCATNHGHAVCDIEVRRNDIRQMLIKQQDRIEDRVQDIEEQLYKLESDKCLMEDKVQHLKEEVQLQYQKMQQLLEEDLGKTLEVLDKAHSKFCQENSTQVLQLHQKQQEAKKLLGSIQMVFDKAEDIGFMKNTKSVKILMDRSQSCVSGTSPYKVGSLNSKLFLSEISKREKNLCKMLEAPFSAPANFFQSIPAYLCEKRRHSVAFPEGSGSSRAGASFMDSSSSSGSAAAKQPCLNLTQGSAPGEGQSSQQALGPCSSTQHVGTSSSASGSQPPLAHSTSVFPHSHYPNSSASQLPQYGARKILMCTVDNCYCSGVPSVSNHRGHPPYPRSSSFPWPVSSQEYSHGPLPSAPAMSQPLQSLSMRDWIDASQSHRHTDFYSLYGQSSTKHYVTS, encoded by the exons ATGGCAGAGAATTGGAAAAACTGTCTCGAGGAAGAGCTAATATGCCCCATTTGTTTGAATGTCTTCTCTGAGCCGGTTCAACTCCCATGCAAACACAATTTCTGTCGCGTGTGTATAAACGAGGCCTGGGCTAAAGATGCAGGAATGGTACGCTGTCCGGAGTGCAACCATGCCTACAGCCAAAAGCCCAGTTTGGAGAAGAACCACAAACTGTCCAACATTGTGGAGAAGTTCAATGCGTTAAATATCGAGAAGACACCGGCGGTCTTGCACTGCATCCTGTGTCGCCGTGGTCCTCCGCTGCAAGCTCAGAAGGTTTGCCTCAGGTGTAACGCACCTTGCTGCCATTCCCATGTACAGACCCATCTCCAACAGCCTTCTTCCAATGCCGGACACTTACTGGTGGACGCTGAGGACGTCAGGGCCTGGAGCTGTCCACAGCATGATGAGTACAGACTGTATCATTGTGAAACCGAGCATGTGGCTGTCTGCCAATACTGCTGCTTCTCCAGATGTGCTACCAACCACGGCCATGCCGTGTGTGATATAGAAGTCAGGCGAAACGATATCAGG CAAATGCTGATTAAACAGCAGGATCGGATTGAGGACCGGGTCCAGGACATCGAGGAGCAACTCTACAAACTAGAATCTGACAAATGCCTTATGGAA GACAAAGTGCAGCATCTAAAGGAGGAGGTACAGCTGCAGTATCAGAAAATGCAGCAGCTTTTGGAGGAAGATCTGGGGAAGACCCTGGAGGTTCTGGATAAAGCTCATTCCAAGTTCTGCCAGGAGAACTCAACACAGGTCCTCCAGCTTCACCAGAAACAGCAAGAGGCCAAGAAACTGCTCGGCTCCATCCAGATGGTTTTCGATAAGGCGGAGGACATCGGTTTTATGAAG AACACAAAGTCTGTGAAAATACTAATGGACAG GTCTCAGTCGTGTGTCAGTGGCACGTCCCCATACAAAGTGGGCAGCCTCAACTCCAAGCTTTTTCTGTCCGAAATCTCGAAAAGAGAGAAAAACCTCTGCAAAATGCTGGAAG ctCCATTCAGTGCTCCAGCAAACTTTTTCCAGAGTATTCCGGCATACCTATGCGAGAAGCGCCGGCATTCCGTGGCATTCCCTGAAGGCAGCGGGAGCAGCCGAGCGGGCGCCAGCTTCATGGATTCTTCCTCTTCTTCAGGCTCTGCTGCCGCTAAGCAACCGTGCCTGAATCTCACTCAGGGCTCCGCCCCAGGCGAGGGCCAGTCCTCCCAGCAAGCTCTCGGGCCGTGCAGCTCCACACAACACGTAGGAACCAGCAGCTCGGCCTCTGGCTCTCAACCCCCCCTAGCGCATTCCACCTCGGTTTTTCCTCACTCCCATTATCCGAACAGCAGCGCCTCCCAGCTGCCCCAGTACGGGGCGCGGAAGATCCTGATGTGCACGGTCGATAACTGTTACTGCTCAGGGGTGCCTTCCGTGTCCAACCATCGCGGACATCCGCCCTATCCTCGATCCAGTTCCTTCCCTTGGCCGGTGAGCTCGCAGGAGTACTCGCACGGCCCTCTGCCCTCCGCACCGGCCATGTCGCAGCCTCTCCAGAGCCTTTCCATGCGCGATTGGATCGACGCCTCGCAGTCGCACAGGCACACTGACTTCTACAGCCTGTACGGCCAGTCTTCCACCAAGCATTACGTCACCAGTTAA